One window of the Shewanella khirikhana genome contains the following:
- the clpS gene encoding ATP-dependent Clp protease adapter ClpS, whose amino-acid sequence MAKAGNVERVVERADTELMPPSMYKVILNNDDYTPMDFVVEVLQLFFKMNEYQATEIMLQIHHQGKAVCGVFPFGIAETKVAQVNQFARQNQHPLLCSLEKA is encoded by the coding sequence ATGGCAAAAGCAGGAAATGTTGAACGTGTCGTCGAGCGGGCCGACACCGAACTGATGCCACCATCCATGTATAAGGTAATCCTGAATAATGACGATTACACACCCATGGATTTTGTGGTAGAAGTACTTCAGCTGTTCTTTAAGATGAATGAGTATCAGGCAACAGAGATAATGTTGCAGATCCATCATCAAGGGAAAGCGGTATGCGGTGTGTTTCCGTTCGGCATTGCCGAAACCAAGGTGGCGCAGGTGAATCAGTTTGCCAGGCAAAACCAACATCCGTTACTGTGTTCTCTGGAGAAAGCCTAA
- the clpA gene encoding ATP-dependent Clp protease ATP-binding subunit ClpA: MLNKDLEVTLNLAFQQARDARHEYMTVEHLLLALIDNPSAQDALVACGADIDRLREDVATFISQTTPVITDPNDDRETQPTLGFQRVLQRAVFHVQSSGRNEVTGANVLVAIFSEQESQAVYLLRRSDITRLDVVNYISHGFSKSEDAPQETEQERIEDQSEQAEEQRSMLSQFASNLNLMAAQGIIDPLIGRDNEIERSIQILCRRRKNNPLLVGEAGVGKTAIAEGLAYRIVNDEVPDVMRDATVYSLDLGALLAGTKYRGDFEKRFKSLLKELTADKHAILFIDEIHTIIGAGAASGGVMDASNLLKPLLSSGTLRCMGSTTFQEYQSIFEKDRALARRFQKVDINEPSVAETTKILMGLKSKYEEYHGVRYTQAALASAAELSAKHINDRHLPDKAIDVIDEAGARMAMLPASKRRKTIGQPDIEAIIAKIARIPEKSVSTSDKEMLKNLERNLKMVVFGQDKAIEGLSAAIRLSRSGLGAENKPVGSFLFAGPTGVGKTEVTNQLAKCLGLKLIRFDMSEYMEAHTVSRLIGAPPGYVGYDQGGLLTDAVIKHPHSVVLLDEIEKAHPDVYNLLLQVMDHGTLTDNNGRKADFRHVTLVMTTNAGVQETVRKSIGFKQQDHSHDAMSEINRVFSPEFRNRLDSIIWFNHLDLTIIAKVVDKFLTELQAQLDAKRVTLVVSDEARTLLAEKGYDKAMGARPMARVVKDLIKRPLADEILFGELEQGGFAHVDAQDGEIVISAEKLEKVT, encoded by the coding sequence ATGCTGAACAAAGATCTTGAAGTGACGTTGAATCTGGCGTTTCAGCAGGCAAGGGATGCCCGCCACGAATATATGACCGTGGAGCATTTGCTGCTCGCGCTCATTGATAACCCGTCGGCTCAGGATGCCCTGGTCGCCTGTGGTGCAGATATTGACAGACTCAGGGAAGATGTCGCGACTTTTATTTCCCAAACCACGCCGGTGATCACCGACCCCAATGACGACCGTGAAACTCAGCCAACGCTTGGGTTTCAGCGGGTGTTGCAACGGGCGGTGTTCCATGTGCAGTCCTCCGGTCGTAACGAAGTGACCGGCGCCAATGTGTTGGTGGCCATTTTCAGTGAGCAGGAATCTCAGGCCGTGTACTTGCTGCGTCGAAGCGATATTACCCGCCTCGATGTGGTGAACTATATTTCCCACGGATTTTCCAAGAGTGAAGATGCGCCTCAGGAAACTGAGCAGGAGCGCATTGAAGATCAATCCGAGCAGGCCGAAGAGCAGCGCAGCATGCTGTCGCAGTTTGCCTCTAACCTCAATTTGATGGCCGCCCAGGGGATTATTGACCCACTTATCGGCCGCGATAATGAGATTGAACGCTCAATCCAAATCCTCTGCCGTCGCCGTAAAAACAACCCACTGCTGGTGGGTGAGGCCGGTGTGGGCAAAACCGCCATTGCTGAAGGTCTGGCATACCGGATTGTGAATGACGAAGTGCCTGACGTAATGCGCGATGCCACTGTGTATTCACTGGATTTGGGCGCGCTGCTGGCGGGCACCAAGTACCGCGGCGATTTCGAGAAGCGCTTTAAGAGCCTGCTAAAGGAACTTACCGCTGACAAGCACGCTATTCTCTTTATCGACGAAATTCATACCATCATAGGTGCCGGCGCCGCCTCCGGTGGAGTGATGGATGCTTCCAACCTGCTTAAACCGCTGCTTTCAAGCGGAACGCTACGTTGTATGGGCTCTACCACCTTCCAGGAATACCAGAGCATTTTTGAGAAGGACAGGGCACTTGCCCGCCGTTTCCAGAAGGTGGATATCAACGAGCCATCGGTGGCCGAAACCACCAAGATTTTGATGGGCCTTAAGAGCAAGTACGAAGAGTATCACGGGGTGCGATACACCCAGGCTGCGCTCGCCAGTGCTGCAGAGCTTAGCGCCAAGCACATTAATGACCGACATCTGCCCGACAAGGCCATTGATGTTATTGATGAGGCCGGTGCCCGCATGGCGATGTTGCCTGCCAGTAAGCGCCGCAAAACCATAGGTCAGCCCGATATCGAGGCCATCATTGCCAAGATTGCCCGTATTCCTGAGAAGTCGGTGTCTACCTCAGACAAAGAAATGCTCAAGAACCTTGAGCGCAACCTTAAAATGGTGGTATTCGGTCAGGACAAGGCCATTGAAGGCCTGAGCGCTGCTATTCGCCTCTCTCGCAGTGGCCTTGGCGCAGAGAACAAGCCCGTGGGCAGCTTCCTGTTTGCCGGACCAACCGGTGTGGGTAAAACCGAGGTGACCAACCAACTTGCCAAGTGCCTGGGGCTGAAACTCATCCGTTTCGATATGTCCGAGTACATGGAGGCGCATACTGTGTCGCGCTTGATTGGTGCGCCGCCAGGCTATGTTGGTTACGATCAGGGTGGTTTGCTCACCGACGCGGTTATCAAGCATCCCCACAGTGTGGTGCTGCTCGATGAAATCGAAAAGGCACACCCGGACGTGTACAACCTGCTGCTGCAGGTAATGGACCACGGTACCTTGACCGATAACAATGGTCGTAAGGCAGATTTCCGCCACGTCACCCTGGTGATGACTACCAACGCAGGGGTACAGGAAACGGTACGTAAATCCATTGGCTTTAAGCAGCAGGATCACAGTCACGATGCCATGTCGGAAATTAATCGGGTGTTCTCACCTGAATTCCGTAACCGGCTCGATTCCATCATCTGGTTCAACCATCTGGATCTGACCATCATTGCCAAGGTGGTGGACAAGTTCCTCACCGAGTTGCAGGCCCAGCTTGATGCCAAGCGGGTAACCTTGGTGGTGAGTGATGAAGCCAGAACCTTGCTGGCCGAGAAGGGCTATGACAAGGCCATGGGCGCACGGCCAATGGCGCGAGTGGTCAAAGATCTGATTAAACGGCCGCTGGCCGATGAAATCCTCTTTGGCGAACTGGAGCAGGGCGGCTTTGCCCATGTGGATGCGCAGGATGGCGAGATAGTGATAAGTGCAGAGAAGCTGGAAAAGGTGACCTGA
- the cspD gene encoding cold shock domain-containing protein CspD, translating to MASGTVKWFNNAKGFGFICPDEGGEDVFAHYSTIEMEGYRTLKAGQPVQFEVEQGPKGMHASAITPAR from the coding sequence ATGGCAAGCGGAACTGTTAAATGGTTCAACAACGCCAAAGGATTCGGGTTTATCTGCCCTGATGAAGGTGGTGAGGATGTATTTGCCCACTATTCAACTATCGAAATGGAAGGCTATCGAACTCTAAAAGCAGGCCAACCAGTCCAGTTCGAAGTTGAGCAAGGTCCAAAGGGGATGCACGCTTCAGCTATAACGCCTGCTCGATAA
- a CDS encoding NADP-dependent isocitrate dehydrogenase, whose amino-acid sequence MKDNSPTIIYTETDEAPALATLSLLPILQTFAEPAGVKIETRDISLSGRVIAAFPEKLTDAQRIGDHLAELGELATKPEANIIKLPNISASIPQLKACIKELQAQGYDIPNYPEESKTDEEKSIQARYDKIKGSAVNPVLREGNSDRRAPLSVKNYARKNPHSMGKWASDSKSHVSHMEAGDFYGSEQSVTLADADSVSIVHTSKAGVETVLKSGLKLQAGEIIDSAVMSKNALVAFFEREIDAAKSEDVLLSLHLKATMMKVSDPIMFGHAVKAFFKPLFAKHAETFERLGVDVNNGFGDVVAKIQALPEAERAAIEADIQAVYAERPAMAMVNSDKGITNLHVPSDIIIDASMPAAIRSSGQMWGPDGQLKDTKFIIPDRCYAGVYDATINFCKAHGAFDPRTMGTIPNVGLMAQKAEEYGSHDKTFEIAEDGVVTVVNAAGAVLMSHNVEAGDIFRMCQVKDAPIQDWVKLAVKRARLSETPAVFWLDKNRAHDAELIKKVEAYLPQHDTAGLELHILSPVEATQFSLARMKDGKDTISVTGNVLRDYLTDLFPILELGTSAKMLSIVPLMNGGGLFETGAGGSAPKHVEQVQSENYLRWDSLGEFLALAASFEHLAQTAGVAKAQVLADTLDTAIGKFLDENKSPARRVGQIDNRGSHFYLAMYWAQALATQTADAELAAHFGQLADKLAANEETILAELIGVQGHSVDLGGYYRPDFAKASAVMRPSATLNGLMSH is encoded by the coding sequence ATGAAAGATAATTCCCCAACGATTATTTACACTGAAACCGATGAGGCGCCAGCACTCGCTACCCTGTCCCTGCTGCCTATCCTTCAGACATTTGCCGAGCCTGCCGGCGTGAAGATCGAAACCCGCGATATCTCTCTGTCCGGTCGCGTTATTGCTGCTTTCCCTGAGAAGCTGACCGATGCCCAGCGCATTGGCGATCACCTGGCTGAACTGGGCGAGCTGGCCACCAAGCCAGAAGCCAACATCATCAAGTTGCCAAACATTTCTGCCTCTATTCCTCAGCTGAAAGCCTGTATTAAAGAGCTGCAGGCTCAGGGTTACGACATCCCGAACTACCCTGAAGAGTCAAAGACTGATGAAGAGAAGTCTATCCAGGCCCGTTACGACAAGATTAAAGGCAGTGCGGTAAACCCTGTGCTGCGTGAAGGTAACTCCGACCGCCGCGCGCCGCTGTCGGTGAAAAACTATGCCCGCAAGAACCCACATTCTATGGGTAAGTGGGCCAGCGACTCCAAGTCTCATGTGTCTCACATGGAAGCCGGTGACTTCTACGGCTCTGAGCAGTCTGTGACTCTGGCCGATGCTGATAGCGTCAGCATAGTGCACACCAGCAAAGCCGGTGTTGAAACCGTTCTGAAATCAGGCCTTAAGCTGCAAGCCGGTGAAATCATCGACTCAGCCGTGATGAGCAAAAACGCCCTGGTTGCCTTCTTCGAGCGCGAAATCGACGCCGCCAAGTCCGAAGATGTGCTGCTGTCGCTGCACCTCAAAGCCACCATGATGAAGGTGTCTGACCCCATCATGTTCGGCCACGCCGTGAAAGCTTTCTTCAAGCCGCTGTTTGCCAAGCATGCCGAGACCTTTGAGCGTCTGGGTGTGGATGTAAACAACGGTTTTGGTGACGTGGTAGCCAAAATCCAGGCGCTGCCGGAAGCCGAGCGCGCCGCCATCGAAGCCGATATTCAGGCTGTGTATGCCGAGCGTCCTGCCATGGCCATGGTGAACTCTGACAAGGGCATCACCAACCTGCACGTGCCAAGCGACATCATCATCGATGCCTCCATGCCTGCCGCTATCCGCTCTTCAGGCCAGATGTGGGGCCCGGACGGTCAGCTTAAAGACACCAAGTTTATCATTCCGGATCGCTGCTACGCCGGCGTGTACGATGCCACCATCAACTTCTGTAAAGCGCATGGCGCCTTCGACCCACGCACCATGGGTACCATCCCTAACGTGGGCCTGATGGCACAAAAAGCCGAAGAGTACGGCAGCCACGACAAGACCTTTGAAATCGCTGAAGATGGCGTGGTGACTGTGGTGAATGCCGCCGGTGCTGTGCTGATGAGCCATAACGTGGAAGCCGGTGACATATTCCGTATGTGTCAGGTGAAAGATGCCCCAATCCAGGATTGGGTGAAACTGGCCGTGAAGCGTGCCCGTCTGTCTGAAACCCCAGCGGTATTTTGGCTGGACAAGAACCGTGCCCACGACGCTGAGCTTATCAAGAAAGTTGAAGCTTACCTGCCGCAGCACGACACTGCTGGCCTTGAGCTGCACATTCTGTCTCCGGTTGAAGCAACCCAGTTCTCACTGGCGCGCATGAAAGATGGCAAAGACACCATCTCTGTAACCGGTAACGTTTTGCGTGACTACCTGACTGACCTGTTCCCCATCCTTGAGCTGGGCACCAGCGCCAAGATGCTGTCAATCGTGCCGCTGATGAACGGCGGCGGCCTGTTTGAAACCGGTGCCGGTGGCAGCGCGCCCAAGCACGTTGAACAGGTTCAAAGTGAAAACTATCTGCGTTGGGATTCTCTGGGTGAGTTCCTGGCCCTGGCTGCGTCTTTCGAGCATCTGGCACAAACTGCCGGTGTTGCCAAGGCGCAAGTGTTGGCTGATACCCTGGATACCGCTATCGGTAAGTTCCTGGATGAGAACAAGTCACCAGCCCGCCGCGTCGGTCAAATCGACAACCGTGGCAGCCACTTCTATCTGGCCATGTACTGGGCCCAGGCTCTGGCCACCCAAACTGCCGATGCCGAGCTTGCCGCACACTTCGGTCAGCTGGCTGATAAGCTTGCTGCCAACGAAGAAACCATTCTGGCTGAGCTGATTGGCGTACAGGGCCACAGCGTGGATCTCGGTGGTTACTATCGCCCAGATTTTGCCAAGGCAAGCGCAGTAATGCGCCCAAGCGCGACCCTGAACGGCCTGATGAGCCACTGA